A window of the Gossypium arboreum isolate Shixiya-1 chromosome 2, ASM2569848v2, whole genome shotgun sequence genome harbors these coding sequences:
- the LOC108460730 gene encoding uncharacterized protein LOC108460730 has translation MDAEKKTWFWLDRTLLMCLLYFAVDGNKQHFIATLVALILHDFVVYMVKLLLQDIYALFSTLLHNLKLRSLNKSDTIKGGNYNSMREKEEVEIRTTVKNEKEGEEGSMQVQVACETCGMFKEEEAKKAKGKYKDKYKKKLLQKEENFDRVKSTLKDKYNEDRDKWEEEGKLLKIKYEEMRWT, from the exons ATGGATGCAGAAAAGAAGACTTGGTTTTGGCTCGACCGAACCTTGTTAATGTGTTTGCTTTACTTTGCTGTCGATGGTAATAAACAGCACTTTATTGCCACGCTCGTCGCATTGATATTGCATGATTTCGTAGTTTACATGGTCAAGCTCCTTCTCCAGGATATTTATGCTCTTTTCTCCACTCTGTTACACAACTTGAAGTTAAGATCTTTAAACAAAAGC GATACCATTAAGGGAGGAAATTACAACAGCATGAGAGAAAAGGAGGAAGTAGAAATAAGGACAACAGTGAAGAATGAAAAAGAAGGTGAAGAGGGAAGCATGCAGGTGCAAGTTGCATGTGAGACTTGCGGGATGTTCAAAGAGGAAGAAGCAAAGAAAGCCAAAGGGAAATACAAGGATAAGTACAAGAAAAAGTTGCTGCAAAAGGAGGAGAATTTTGATAGAGTTAAAAGCACTTTGAAAGATAAATATAATGAAGATAGAGACAAGTGGGAAGAAGAGGGAAAGTTGCTCAAGATAAAGTATGAAGAGATGCGATGGACATAA
- the LOC108460734 gene encoding SKP1-like protein 1A, with translation MASTSRKIMLRSSDGETFEVEEAVAVESQTIKHMIEDDCADNEIPLPNVTSKILSKVLEYCKKHVDAAADKEKTPDDELKVWDADFVKVDQNTLFDLILAANYLNIKSLLDLTCQTVADMIKGKTPEEIRKTFNIKNDFTPEEEEEVRRENQWAFE, from the exons ATGGCGTCGACTTCGAGGAAGATAATGTTGAGGAGCTCCGACGGAGAGACTTTTGAGGTGGAGGAAGCGGTGGCGGTTGAGTCGCAGACGATCAAGCACATGATCGAGGACGATTGCGCCGACAACGAGATCCCTCTCCCAAACGTCACCAGCAAGATCTTGTCCAAGGTCCTTGAGTACTGCAAGAAGCATGTCGATGCTGCTGCCGACAAGGAAAAGACTCCTGATGACGAACTCAAGGTTTGGGATGCTGATTTTGTCAAGGTTGACCAAAATACCCTCTTTGATCTCATCCTG GCAGCGAACTATCTGAATATCAAGAGCTTGCTGGACTTGACCTGCCAAACTGTGGCTGATATGATAAAGGGAAAGACACCCGAGGAGATTCGCAAGACCTTCAACATCAAGAACGATTTCACCCCCGAGGAAGAAGAGGAGGTTAGGAGGGAGAATCAATGGGCATTCGAGTGA